One window of Roseisolibacter agri genomic DNA carries:
- a CDS encoding nuclear transport factor 2 family protein, whose product MPPTEHDAEIAALEAELRAAQLGADVAALDRLIADDLLFTGPDGALATKADDLAAYRDGVMRVASHEPQALRVRRVGADVAVAALRARMTGSYAGTPFAGVARYTRVWAREDGRWRIVAGHVSVTPLDPSSA is encoded by the coding sequence ATGCCCCCTACCGAACACGACGCCGAGATCGCCGCGCTGGAGGCCGAGCTGCGCGCGGCGCAGCTGGGCGCGGACGTGGCGGCGCTCGACCGCCTGATCGCCGACGACCTGCTGTTCACGGGCCCCGACGGCGCGCTCGCCACCAAGGCCGACGACCTCGCGGCGTACCGCGACGGCGTGATGCGCGTGGCGTCGCACGAGCCCCAGGCCCTCCGCGTGCGCCGCGTCGGCGCGGACGTGGCGGTCGCCGCGCTGCGCGCGCGCATGACCGGCAGCTACGCGGGAACGCCGTTCGCGGGCGTCGCGCGCTACACGCGCGTGTGGGCGCGCGAGGACGGCCGCTGGCGCATCGTCGCGGGGCACGTGAGCGTGACGCCGCTCGACCCATCGTCGGCATGA